A portion of the Aquicoccus sp. G2-2 genome contains these proteins:
- the rsmD gene encoding 16S rRNA (guanine(966)-N(2))-methyltransferase RsmD — MRIIGGAYRGRALAPVGKGDAGAHLRPTTDRTRESLFNMLTGGRFGDPLTNARVLDLFAGTGALGLEALSRGAAQATFVDDGRKAQTLIGKNIALCNAKSQSEIFRRDARKLGPCPSPPFSLIFLDPPYGKGLGETALAAAFDNNWIAPGALVVWEESAPITAPQWLTLLDARRYGDTTITLLEAAP; from the coding sequence ATGCGGATAATCGGCGGGGCATACCGTGGCCGCGCTCTGGCTCCGGTCGGCAAAGGCGATGCAGGTGCGCATCTGCGCCCGACAACCGACCGCACCCGCGAAAGCCTGTTCAACATGCTCACCGGCGGCCGCTTCGGTGATCCGCTCACCAACGCCCGTGTGCTCGACCTTTTTGCCGGCACCGGCGCGTTGGGGCTTGAGGCGCTGTCACGCGGGGCCGCGCAGGCCACATTTGTCGATGACGGCCGCAAGGCGCAAACCCTGATCGGCAAAAACATCGCGCTGTGCAACGCTAAGAGCCAATCGGAAATTTTCCGCCGCGACGCCCGCAAGCTCGGCCCCTGCCCTTCGCCGCCCTTTTCGCTCATCTTCCTCGACCCGCCCTATGGCAAGGGCTTGGGCGAAACCGCACTTGCCGCCGCATTTGATAACAACTGGATCGCCCCCGGCGCGCTTGTCGTCTGGGAGGAAAGCGCGCCAATCACCGCGCCTCAGTGGCTGACCTTGCTCGATGCCCGCCGTTATGGCGACACCACGATCACCCTGCTTGAGGCCGCGCCCTGA
- the map gene encoding type I methionyl aminopeptidase: MTKDGIRIYEAADYAGMHKAGALAARILDEIAAHVFPGQTTAEIDRLIEEKVNAAGATSATIGYKGYKHASCISINHVVCHGIPGPKTLKDGDILNIDVTVIVDGWFGDTSRMYVAGKLSRKAERLIQVTHDSLFKGIEAVKPGNTFGDIGHAIQAYVEAHRMSVVRDFCGHGLGRVFHAPPNVLHYGRAGTGAVLEEGMFFTIEPMVNLGRPETKVLADDWTAVTRDKSLSAQFEHSVGVTADGVEIFTLSPAGTFHPTYSV; the protein is encoded by the coding sequence ATGACCAAGGACGGAATCCGCATTTATGAAGCGGCAGATTATGCGGGCATGCACAAGGCGGGCGCGTTGGCGGCGCGTATCCTTGACGAGATCGCCGCGCATGTTTTCCCCGGCCAGACCACCGCAGAGATTGACCGGCTGATCGAAGAGAAGGTGAATGCCGCCGGGGCGACCTCGGCCACGATCGGTTACAAGGGCTACAAGCACGCGTCCTGCATCAGCATCAACCATGTGGTTTGTCACGGTATTCCCGGCCCCAAGACGCTTAAGGATGGCGATATTTTGAATATCGACGTGACCGTGATTGTCGATGGTTGGTTCGGTGATACCAGCCGGATGTATGTGGCCGGTAAGCTGTCACGCAAGGCGGAGCGGCTTATTCAGGTGACGCATGATTCGCTGTTCAAAGGGATTGAGGCGGTAAAGCCGGGCAATACCTTTGGCGATATCGGCCACGCCATACAGGCTTATGTGGAGGCGCACCGGATGAGTGTGGTGCGCGATTTCTGCGGGCATGGGTTGGGCCGGGTGTTTCACGCGCCGCCCAACGTGCTGCACTATGGCCGCGCGGGCACCGGCGCGGTGCTGGAAGAGGGCATGTTTTTCACGATTGAGCCGATGGTCAATCTGGGTCGCCCTGAAACCAAGGTGTTGGCCGATGACTGGACAGCGGTGACGCGTGACAAATCGCTGAGCGCGCAGTTTGAGCATTCGGTTGGCGTGACGGCGGACGGGGTGGAGATTTTCACGCTGTCACCGGCGGGCACGTTTCACCCGACCTATTCGGTTTGA
- the sfsA gene encoding DNA/RNA nuclease SfsA, with amino-acid sequence MRFQTPLEPARLIRRYKRFLADIRLEDGREVVAHCANPGSMMGLAEPGMKIWVEPNDDPKKKLKYGWRLVDHENGHFTGVDTSVPNRALKAALMAGEVPGLRAPTVRPEVRYGEASRVDFLLSGAGPDTYVEVKSVTLCRAAGLAEFPDSKTARGLKHLQELSRVAQGGARAVMLYLVQRTDCSRVGIAADIDPAYAEGLRLARAAGVEVLAFDCAISPEEISCAGRWRSWHERCAVMAQRWYWFLGAFCLK; translated from the coding sequence ATGCGGTTTCAAACCCCACTTGAGCCAGCGCGGCTGATCCGGCGCTACAAACGGTTTCTGGCCGATATACGGCTGGAGGACGGGCGCGAGGTGGTGGCGCATTGCGCTAATCCCGGCTCGATGATGGGGCTGGCCGAGCCGGGGATGAAGATTTGGGTGGAACCCAATGACGACCCGAAAAAGAAGCTGAAATATGGCTGGCGGCTGGTCGATCATGAGAACGGGCATTTTACCGGGGTGGATACGAGCGTGCCGAACCGGGCGTTGAAGGCGGCCTTGATGGCCGGGGAGGTGCCGGGATTGCGTGCGCCGACAGTGCGCCCGGAGGTCAGATATGGAGAGGCGAGCAGGGTGGATTTTCTGCTCTCGGGGGCGGGGCCGGATACATATGTGGAAGTGAAGTCGGTGACGCTTTGCCGTGCGGCGGGGTTGGCGGAGTTCCCGGATTCAAAGACGGCGCGTGGGTTGAAACACCTGCAAGAATTGAGCCGCGTGGCGCAGGGCGGGGCGCGGGCGGTGATGCTTTATCTGGTGCAGCGCACAGATTGCAGCCGGGTGGGGATTGCTGCCGATATTGACCCGGCCTATGCCGAAGGGCTGCGGCTTGCGCGGGCTGCCGGGGTTGAGGTGCTTGCCTTTGACTGCGCAATCTCGCCCGAGGAGATTTCCTGCGCCGGGCGGTGGCGTTCGTGGCATGAAAGGTGTGCGGTGATGGCGCAGCGGTGGTACTGGTTCTTGGGGGCGTTCTGTCTTAAATAG
- a CDS encoding molybdopterin-binding protein, whose amino-acid sequence MPNPTAAMLVIGDEILSGRTRDANLHYLSGQLTKHGIDLREARIVSDDADAIINAVKALSDGFAHVFTSGGIGPTHDDITADAIADAFGRAIDVRDDARAILEAHYQRTGTELNEARLRMARIPDGATLIDNPISAAPGFTIENVHVMAGVPQIFEAMVASVLPTLTGGAPLLSQSLRIERGEGEIAGPLRALAQAHPTLSIGSYPYAHSGSFGAHIVIRGHDGAEIATAMQELTEMFPE is encoded by the coding sequence ATGCCAAACCCAACCGCAGCCATGCTTGTCATCGGGGATGAAATCCTGTCCGGGCGCACCCGCGATGCAAACCTGCACTATCTTTCGGGGCAACTCACCAAACACGGCATCGACCTGCGCGAAGCCCGCATCGTCTCGGACGACGCGGATGCGATCATCAACGCGGTCAAGGCGCTCTCAGATGGCTTTGCCCATGTCTTCACCTCCGGCGGGATCGGCCCGACCCATGACGACATCACCGCCGACGCCATCGCCGACGCCTTTGGCCGCGCTATCGACGTGCGCGACGATGCGCGCGCCATTTTGGAGGCACATTACCAACGCACCGGCACCGAATTGAACGAAGCCCGCCTGCGCATGGCTCGCATTCCCGATGGGGCTACCCTGATCGACAACCCGATCTCCGCCGCACCGGGGTTCACCATTGAAAACGTGCATGTCATGGCCGGCGTGCCGCAGATTTTCGAAGCCATGGTTGCCTCCGTCCTGCCAACCCTGACCGGCGGCGCGCCGCTGCTCTCGCAATCGCTACGGATCGAGCGCGGTGAGGGCGAAATTGCCGGTCCTCTGCGCGCGCTGGCCCAAGCCCACCCGACGCTGTCCATCGGCTCCTACCCTTATGCCCATTCCGGCAGCTTTGGCGCGCATATCGTGATCCGCGGCCATGACGGTGCCGAAATAGCCACCGCCATGCAAGAACTGACCGAGATGTTCCCCGAATGA
- a CDS encoding FAD-dependent oxidoreductase: MSHIVVIGAGQAGASLVAKLRSEGFDGRITLIGEESAPPYQRPPLSKAYLLGDMELERLFLRPESYYGENDIDLRLDTAVNAIDPAKHEITTTAGETIAYDMLAFTTGSVPRRLPAAIGGALDNVFVVRTLADVDAMATQFASGARVLIVGGGYIGLEAAAVAAKKGLSVTLVEMAERILQRVAAPETSAYFRDLHHGHGVDIREGIGLERLTGETRVTGAVLSDGSEVPLDFVIVGVGIAPNTALAELAGLEIDNGIKTDAHGRTSDPHIWAAGDCASFPYRGRHIRLESVPNAIDQAECVACNMLGAGADYAAKPWFWSDQHDVKLQIAGLNTGYDHVVTREGGKPGARSFWYYAGETLLAVDAMNDPRAYMIGKRLIEAGKSPAPAIIADPEADLKSLL, from the coding sequence ATGTCTCACATCGTGGTTATCGGCGCAGGACAGGCCGGCGCATCGCTCGTCGCCAAGCTGCGCAGCGAAGGGTTTGACGGGCGCATCACGCTAATCGGCGAAGAATCCGCCCCTCCCTATCAACGCCCGCCTCTCTCCAAGGCGTATCTGCTGGGTGATATGGAGCTTGAAAGGCTCTTCCTGCGCCCCGAAAGCTACTATGGCGAAAATGACATTGACCTGCGCCTTGATACCGCCGTCAATGCCATTGACCCGGCAAAGCACGAGATCACGACGACCGCCGGTGAAACCATCGCCTATGACATGCTCGCCTTCACCACCGGCTCGGTTCCCCGCCGCCTGCCCGCGGCCATCGGCGGCGCGCTGGACAACGTGTTTGTGGTGCGCACCCTCGCCGATGTCGATGCCATGGCCACACAGTTTGCCAGCGGCGCGCGCGTGCTGATCGTCGGCGGCGGCTATATCGGCCTCGAAGCCGCTGCCGTCGCCGCCAAAAAAGGGCTGAGCGTCACGCTGGTTGAAATGGCCGAGCGTATCCTGCAACGGGTCGCGGCACCGGAAACCTCGGCTTATTTCCGCGATTTGCACCACGGCCACGGCGTTGATATCCGCGAAGGCATCGGGCTGGAACGGCTCACCGGCGAAACCCGCGTCACCGGCGCCGTGCTGTCCGATGGCAGCGAGGTGCCGCTCGATTTCGTCATCGTCGGCGTCGGTATCGCCCCGAACACCGCCCTTGCCGAACTGGCCGGGCTTGAGATCGACAACGGCATCAAGACCGACGCCCATGGCCGCACCTCCGATCCGCATATCTGGGCGGCGGGCGATTGCGCTTCCTTCCCCTATCGCGGCCGCCACATCCGGCTTGAATCCGTGCCCAACGCAATTGATCAGGCCGAATGCGTGGCCTGCAACATGCTGGGCGCTGGCGCGGATTATGCTGCAAAACCGTGGTTCTGGTCCGATCAGCACGACGTGAAGCTGCAAATTGCCGGGCTGAACACCGGCTATGACCACGTGGTCACCCGCGAGGGCGGCAAACCCGGTGCCAGATCGTTCTGGTATTACGCGGGTGAAACCCTTCTGGCGGTCGATGCGATGAACGACCCACGCGCCTATATGATTGGCAAGCGCCTGATCGAGGCCGGAAAATCACCCGCCCCCGCAATCATCGCCGATCCCGAAGCCGATCTGAAATCCCTGCTATAA